ggggggaggggtggaattCAGATAGGGAAGCAGGCATTTGAATTTAAAttcaatcttgttttaattctgttttggAGCCTGTTAATTACtaagtttaaaaaacatattgTCCTAAGAAATATTTGCAGGATAAATCTGAGATAAAGACCGTGGTGGATGACTTTCTTTCTCAAGCTAAAGATGGTATGAATTTCTCTTCTACATTGTTTCCAAATTCAGTCATTTTAGGGCTTTGACTAGATgtaaattctttccattcttttttcagttAAATGAATGTCAACTCAGTTTGCCCTTTTGCTCAGAAGTGATCTTTTACTGTCAGAATGTGGCAACCTCCTTTGTTTATTGCATCTGGCAGATCTGAGTCTCTGGGACTGACCCCTTCCCaagtcccccgccccccaccaccacccccgagCTCTTCCTCAGCTTCCATCCCCGTTGATTACCCTCCCTCGTTCCGAACAGCTTCAGAGAGTCCTGGATCTtcggttttctcttctgtaggaAATCAGGTATCTTGCCAGCCCtgccttttgtttaaaaaatttttttcaaaagcaatttttttatttgaaaatacagggcttccctggtggtgcggtggttaagaatctgcctgccaatgcaggggacatgggttcgagccctggtctgggaagatcccacataccatggagcaactaagcccgtgcgccacaactactgagcctgtgacacaactactgaagcccacactcctagagcctgtgctctgcaacaagagaagccactgcaatgagaagccctcgcaccacaacaaagagtagcccctgctcaccgcaactagagaaaatccatgcacagcaacaaagacccaacgcagccaaaacaaaacaaaacagaacaaaacaacaacaacaacaaatatatatataaagtacagcTACAATCACAGGCTTGCATCAAAGAGACTCTTATTTTGAGGGGGAAAATGAATGTACACATCTGGAAATGACTTGGAGGTGTTGAGATAGGGATggacaaataatcctaaatttaTCTCCGTATCATTATGAGTTATTACGATAGTAAAActgtcctttgtttttctgtgtacaggtctgtGAGTTTTAATACATGTACAGATTCCTGTAACCAGTACCATGATCAGGATAAAGGACAGACCATCACCCCCCAGACTCCCTTGTGCCAGCTCTGTTTTTAGTCACACTAAAATGTTGCTTTTCAATATTGTGCTtatatttaatgatttaaaatagcATGGTGCCACTTTCTCTGGCCATcacagtttctgatgagaaaccaCAGTCATTGGATTACCCTTCTCTATAGGTAATGGGTCATTTTTGTTTGGCTATTTTCAAggctttgtctttagtttttagcagtttgattatgatatATCTAGGCTTGTACTTCTTCGAGCTGGTTCTGTTAAgggttcattgagcttcttgagTCTGTCTGTTTATGTCTTTCAGCAAATTTGGGAAGTCTTCAACCATATTTTTTCACACACAAACAAAAGTAATTGTTTCAGATACCATTTGTTTGCCTCTCCAGATGTCCTTTCCATATTTCTCTGTGCCCCAGAGGGGTGTCGTATACGGATCATATCATTGCCCAATGTCCCATGACTTCCTGTTAGGTTTGGCGAATAGGGAAAACTAGCAAGAGGTAGAAATGGGTAGTTTGGGTATTTATTCCTCAGGATGCCTCGCTGCAGAATCATCTCAGGCTGGCTGTGTTTCTCTGGGAAGGTGAGAGCTCAAATCAAGCACCATCTCCATCAGGTTTCTCTGTCTCTGGCTGAAACACAGTAATTGCTCCCCTTCCTCGTTTTTTGGGTTTAGATGATGATACGCTCCCCTCCACCTTGGTTAGCAATCCTGGTATGACAAAATTCATACCAGGGAGTGGGGATCAGAGTCTCTCTTCCTTTCATCCTTCATTCCCAGGCATTTGGGCCTACAGTCCCAGGACCAGCCTCAAAGAGAATCTGTTTTCAAGACCGGCAACTCTAGACCCAGACTGGCTGTTGGGAGTGGAACGAGCTTTGTAGGTTTGCTGTTGCCTCAttctcctctgcctccctccagCCAAGAGAAATACCCTAAGCAAGAAACTGGGAGCAACAGCACGAGAGTTTATTATCATCATTGCTCAAGAGGGGACATGAAGCAGGCAGGATGGTGAAGGTGAGCAGGAAATGGACCAGAGCAGCTCTGATGGTTGGTGGTGCAGGGCAGTGGCTGTGGCCATGGGGGAAGGATAACAGGGGTCAGAGGAGAGCCTCTCTTCCCGGCCTGGTTCTTCTTCCACGAGGCAGATGCTGGGACACCCAGTCCAGGTGGAGCTCCAGACATGAGTCCTCTGGAGAAGCAGGGCTAATTTCACTCACTCCCAGCAGTTTCTTCCAAGGGAGGGTCTCTTTTCTAAGGGAAAAGGAGGGGGTGGGACAGCCCCTGGGGGAGAGAAAGTGTAAATGCTCTGTACCAGGGCAGCTTACTTCTGGAGCCAATCAGATCCACCATCAGCCTCATGGTACCTGATGCAAAGAGCCCCAAGGTCCCACCATGTACATGGACTTCCCTAGCTTCCTAGgatctctttttcagattttttttttgatgtggaccaattttttaaaagtctttattgaatttgttacaatattgcttctgttttatgttttggtgttttggccgcgagccatgtgggatcttagctccctgaccagggattgaaccagcagcaccccctgcattggaaggtgaagtcttaaccgctggattgccagggaagtccctcactagGGTCTTTGGACTGGGTGTTACTTGGTCAGGGACAGGGGGTCTCTGGGCTGGGCCACTACTGGGGTGGAAAGACAGGAATGATGCCCCTTGACACTCACTGTAATGACACTTTTCTCCTCCCCAAACCATCCGCTCTCCATTCCTATCTCCCCTGGACAGCACTGCTGccccaaacacacagacacaagcTTTAGGCACTCACCTCCTTAGATCAGTATTTTCTCCAGCAGCACAGACACAGGGGGACCAGAGATGCTAGAAGCAGCAGAGCCCAGACCCCCAACAGCATGGCATTGATGCTTATGAACAGGGCCTGGGGACAGAGGACCGAAGCTACAGGCACCCAGAGAGACTGTTGCCATTTGTGGTCTGTCTTCACGCTGATCATGGCACAGGGTCACTCTCCACCCCATTCATCCCATCCCCAAGTCGGTAGCttccggggtggggggaggctgacGAAGGAGCCCGGGGTGGGGGTCAGTGGGTGTAGCATGCAGAGAGCGGCCAGTAACCCCTGTCACCGGGTCTCAGCGTCCTCATCTGAGCAGCGATGGGCTTGGGCTGTGGTCTGGTTCCCTGACAAGCCCAAGACTTGAACATGCATTTAACACCTTCGCAGCTCTTCACGTATTTGCAGTATTAGCTCCTTTATTATGAGTTCAGTGTTTGTATTTCCCACAGATCTGTAACTCCCACAACCATAGGAACCGCTTCTGTTTCGTTCGCTGCCACGCTGTGGTGACGGGAGACACGCTCAGGGCAGAACAGGTCACGCCCTTCTTGGTGGACAGCCTCACTCTCCTCCACTGTCCGACCCTCCCTGCCCACCGCCTGCTGCCTCCCCCGGCCCGGCTACCTTCAGCATGTTCACATAGGAGGTGCACAGCTGCAGCCTTCCCTCGTCTGCACTCGGAGAGCTGGGGGCCCCGGTGGGCCTCCAGGAAGGGGAGACATCACAGATACCATTAAAGAGGAAATGGTGGTACTCATGGAAACTTCTAGCCCCAAGGATGATGGCGGCTGTGGCCGTGGAGAAAGCTGCCAGGGCGAGCAGGGTCCTCAGCAGGGCCTGGTGAGGGCAGTGTGCAGAGACAGACCTTGGAGACTCAGTCTCTCTGGAGCCCAGCCCGGGACGAAGAGCGGGAAGCCTAGTGGAGGGGGCGTGGGATGGGCGGCAGGCTGGGGGTGGCCTCCAGCTTCCGGGGCTGGTGTCAACCCCTCCCCGAACTCACCCAGTAGGTGCCACCTCGTTTCTCATAAATGAAGGCGACAGCTCCAGCCAGCACAGCCTGGGGAGAGATTGAAGCAGCAGGGGTAGCTCGGGGCAGCcgagccccacccccagcagcctgcttctttttccttcctaaagTCCCACAGGCAAAACCAACCGTCCTGCTGGCCTTTCCCCACAGCACCCCACGTGGACCCGAGGTTTTGAGCTGAGCTCTGTTGTCTTCAACGGTGAGGGTATTGAAGGCCGAATCAAACGCCCGAGGCTGCAGGACCCTCTATTTTAGGGACATCAAAACTGCTCATGGTCA
The genomic region above belongs to Lagenorhynchus albirostris chromosome 8, mLagAlb1.1, whole genome shotgun sequence and contains:
- the TMEM176A gene encoding transmembrane protein 176A; its protein translation is MEWKVLKTPLRLRRRLGLGPGIRVLGFFIFQAVQIVLGVFSGVLGGFLFISYYTTLLGSGAPIWKGAVAVLAGAVAFIYEKRGGTYWALLRTLLALAAFSTATAAIILGARSFHEYHHFLFNGICDVSPSWRPTGAPSSPSADEGRLQLCTSYVNMLKALFISINAMLLGVWALLLLASLVPLCLCCWRKY